The segment CACATCGCCCGGAATGCGCACGAAACGCGAAACCGCGCCAGGCACCATCACCAGTTCGCGAATGGGTTCACCGTCAATCTTTCGCTTCAGATCGAAGATGACGCTCAGCCCCTTGTTCGGGATGAACGGAAAGGGGTGCGCAGGGTCCAGCGCCTGCGGCGTCAGGATCGGGAAAATCTGTTCGCGGAAATGGGTTTCCAGCCAGCTTGCGGTTTCGTCCGCGATATCCTCGACGCCCAGCACATGAATGCCGGCATCGCGCAGATCGTCGCGCATGGCGAGCCAGATGCGCTGCTGATCCGCCATCAGGCTGTCTGCTTCCTGCGCAATCGCCGCAAGCTGCTGCGAAACCGTAAGCCCGTCGGCCGAGCGTTGCTCGACATCCTGCAACTGCTGCCCCTTCAACCCCGCCACGCGGACCATGAAGAATTCGTCGAGGTTGTTTCCGGAAATCGACAGAAAGCGCAGCCGCTCAAGCAGCGGATGCGCGCAGTTGCTCGCCTCCTCTAGCACCCGGCGGTTGAATGCCAACCAGCTCAACTCGCGGTTGAAATATCGGCCGGCGCCATTGGCGGCGATATCGGCCTGAAGCTCTTCGAGAAACTCGGCGGAAACAGGATTGCTCGTCATGGGCAGACCTTAGCCCAGTGTTTGCTCGTCGAACATGCCCATTTCCGAAAGCGCGCGCTTTGCCAGCGGGATACCGATCTTCGTGCCGCGCCGTTCCAGCGCGAAATTGTCCACCAGATCGACAAAACGCAGCACCGCGACATAACTGCGCAACTGCGATGCGGCAAAGGCGCGGAATTCGGGCTTGGTCAGAATGCCTCGCCCCACCAGCAACCGTTCCATCAGCGAATCGATCAACTGGGTATCGGGCGTGCCGATCCGCACAACCGGCGTTGCAAGCAGCCGCGATCGCAGGTCGGGCAATTGCGGCGTCCATTCGGGCGGCTCGCGATCGGCGATCATCAGCAGCGGACGACGCCGTTCCTGCGCGGCATTCCATGCGTGGAAAATCCGTTCCTCGTCGCACGTCTCGGCATTGTCGATCAGCGCCCCACCCGATTTGAGCGTAAAGATCCGCCCCAACAGGCTGCGCCCCGATTTGCGCGGCCCCACAAGCAATGTCGCCCAGACCGGCCATGTGCCGACATGTTCCAGATGACGGATCGCCGCCGCGTTCGAATCGCTGACGATGAAATCAGCGTCGGTTTCGTCTGCCGGCCAATCGAGCGGCAAGGCGATCTGGCTCATCCGCGCTCAGCCGCCCGAGACGTTGGAGCCGGCGGGTGTGGTCGGGACCGCGGGCGTGGGCGCGGCGGGCGCAGCACTGCGCCGAATGCGCAGCACGCCCGCACCTTCCTGCACCTGCCAGCCGCGCGCAGCGAGCGCCGAACGCAACGCGGCCATATCACCCGCAAAATTGACGCGCATCACCGATATACCGCCCAGCGCCAGGCTGTTGGTGATCGCCGACCGAACACCGGGGACCCCGCGGAGCGCCGATTCGGCGCGGGTGACGGAGCCCACATCCGGCGTATCGAACTGAACATTGACACTGACCGTGCCCGCCATCGCCGCATCGGTGACAGCCGTCGGGGCCACTTCCTGTGCAGCCTCCTCAATGCCTTCAAGCTCTTCGGGTGCCACCGGCTCCTCGACGATCAGCGAATCGTCGGGGCGTAGACGCCCCGACGCCTGTGCCTGCGAATAGAGGATGTCCATGCGACGCACGCCTTCGTCCAGCATGCGCGGGAGCTGGGCGGAGCTGGCAACGCGCAGCGTGAATTGCGTCAGCACCTTGCTGTCGGGCCCATAGGCCGCCGTAAAGCGCCCGGTCACCGGACCACCCGGCCATTGGCGGATGATCTCGACCTTGGGCACCAGCAGGTCTGCCGCGCCGAACTGATCAAGGATGACGCGCCACCAGGCGCGATTGCGCCGCTCCGCCTGTGCCGCGTTGAGCAGCAACGGATCGGACCCGGTTCCGCTTGGACGCACATAATCGATCGAGCCCTGCCCCGCCCGGAAGCGTGCCCAGGCCTGCTGCCATTCGGTCCGATGCTCGAAGCTTTCCGGGCGACCGCCCGACCATTGCACCGGAATGACGAGCAATGGCAGCGAGCGCGCGACACCCCCGCTCACCCCAAGGATCTGCCCGGCCCGCGCCCGATCGAACAGAACGCCGAGCCGCGCGATATAACGATTGGGGCCGATCTGCTCTTCCTCGACAACAATGCCGCCGACGATCGAATCGAGCGTGCTGTCGGAAAGTGCCGGCGCCTTGCTGCCGTGATATTTCGTCCACAGCATCTGCCAGCCCTTGCGCTGCGCCTGACGCCAGCCGCCATAGCGCGCAGCCTCTGCGGTCTTCCCGTACGAATCGACGCTGACCCCCGTCACTTCAAGGCTTCCCGAAGTGTCGATCGGCGCTACACCGCGGTCGCTTCCTTCGATTTGCGCCATAACGGCAGCACCCAGCCCGCCAAGCGAAGCCAGCGCGATCAGGGCGGGAAACGGACGAAAAAGGCGTTTGGCGATGGTCACGGCGTTCTTTTGGCGAGTTGGGCGTGGAAATCCAAGCCCGATATGAGTAGGCGCGTCATATGAGCGCGAAAGACAGTCAAAACGAATCCTACAGCTACGCGAAAGCGGGCGTATCGATCGAAGCCGGCAATGCCCTTGTGCGTGCCATCGCCCCCCTTGCAAAGGCCACGCGCCGCCCCGGCGCGGATGCCGATCTTGGCGGCTTTGGCGGCTTTTTCGATCTGAAGGCGGCCGGTTACTCCGATCCGCTGCTGGTAGCCGCCAATGACGGCGTGGGCACCAAGCTCAAGCTTGCGATCGAGCATGACCATCATGACGGCGTTGGCATCGACCTTGTCGCCATGTGCGCCAACGATCTTATCGTGCAGGGCGCCGAGCCCCTGTTTTTCCTCGACTATTACGCCACCGGAAAGCTCGAATCGGGTGTCGCCGAACGCGTGATCGCTTCGATCGCGGAAGGTTGCCGTCAGGCCGGCTGCGCGCTGATCGGTGGCGAAACCGCTGAAATGCCCGGCATGTATGCCCCGGGCGACTATGACCTTGCAGGCTTCTGCGTCGGCGCGGTCGAACGCGAACAGGCGCTGACCGGCAACCGCGTCGCCGCTGGCCAGGTGATTCTTGGCCTTGCCTCGTCGGGCGTGCATTCGAACGGCTTCTCGCTCGTTCGCCGCCTCGCCGCCGACAAGGGTTGGAAGCTCGACCGCCCCGCCCTGTTCGATCAGGACGTAAAGCTGATCGACGCGCTGATGGCGCCGACCAAGATCTATGTGAAGTCGCTGCTCCCCGAAATCCGCAGCGGCCGCATCAAGGCGCTGGCGCACATCACCGGCGGCGGACTGCTCGAAAATATTCCGCGCGTCCTGCCCGAAGGCCTGCACGCGCATGTCGATGCCGGCCAGTGGCCTCAGCCGCGGCTGATGGCCTTCCTGCAGGCACAGGGCAATATCGAGCCCGAAGAAATGGCCCGCACCTTCAACTGCGGTATCGGCATGGCGTTGGTCGTCGATGAAGCCGATGTGGAAGCCGTCACCGCAGCACTGGAAGCTGCCGGAGAAACGGTAATGCGCATCGGCCATATCGAAGCCGGCCAAAAGGGCTGCACCGTTTCGGGCAAC is part of the Sphingomonas sp. C3-2 genome and harbors:
- a CDS encoding chromosomal replication initiator DnaA gives rise to the protein MSQIALPLDWPADETDADFIVSDSNAAAIRHLEHVGTWPVWATLLVGPRKSGRSLLGRIFTLKSGGALIDNAETCDEERIFHAWNAAQERRRPLLMIADREPPEWTPQLPDLRSRLLATPVVRIGTPDTQLIDSLMERLLVGRGILTKPEFRAFAASQLRSYVAVLRFVDLVDNFALERRGTKIGIPLAKRALSEMGMFDEQTLG
- a CDS encoding heavy-metal-associated domain-containing protein, producing MTIAKRLFRPFPALIALASLGGLGAAVMAQIEGSDRGVAPIDTSGSLEVTGVSVDSYGKTAEAARYGGWRQAQRKGWQMLWTKYHGSKAPALSDSTLDSIVGGIVVEEEQIGPNRYIARLGVLFDRARAGQILGVSGGVARSLPLLVIPVQWSGGRPESFEHRTEWQQAWARFRAGQGSIDYVRPSGTGSDPLLLNAAQAERRNRAWWRVILDQFGAADLLVPKVEIIRQWPGGPVTGRFTAAYGPDSKVLTQFTLRVASSAQLPRMLDEGVRRMDILYSQAQASGRLRPDDSLIVEEPVAPEELEGIEEAAQEVAPTAVTDAAMAGTVSVNVQFDTPDVGSVTRAESALRGVPGVRSAITNSLALGGISVMRVNFAGDMAALRSALAARGWQVQEGAGVLRIRRSAAPAAPTPAVPTTPAGSNVSGG
- the purM gene encoding phosphoribosylformylglycinamidine cyclo-ligase, with the translated sequence MSAKDSQNESYSYAKAGVSIEAGNALVRAIAPLAKATRRPGADADLGGFGGFFDLKAAGYSDPLLVAANDGVGTKLKLAIEHDHHDGVGIDLVAMCANDLIVQGAEPLFFLDYYATGKLESGVAERVIASIAEGCRQAGCALIGGETAEMPGMYAPGDYDLAGFCVGAVEREQALTGNRVAAGQVILGLASSGVHSNGFSLVRRLAADKGWKLDRPALFDQDVKLIDALMAPTKIYVKSLLPEIRSGRIKALAHITGGGLLENIPRVLPEGLHAHVDAGQWPQPRLMAFLQAQGNIEPEEMARTFNCGIGMALVVDEADVEAVTAALEAAGETVMRIGHIEAGQKGCTVSGNADCWSARDAWSATHNG